ACAGTGGCGCAGGAGAACGAGGGCGGCCTCGACCCGGCGGAGGTGGCGCGGCTGCGCCTGGTGATCGCCCGGCTCAACCGGCACCTGATGCGGGCCTCCGACCGGCAGGAGTTCACCTTCGCCCAGCAGTCCGCGCTGGCCCGGATCGAGCAGCACGGCCCGGTCCGGCTCGGTGAACTCGCCGCGCTGGAACGGGTCACCGCCCCGTCGATGACCCGCACCGTCGCCTCGCTGGTCGAGTCCGGCATGGTCAACCGCGTCCCCGACCCCAGCGACGGCCGCTCCGTCCTGGTCGAACTCTCCCCGGAGGGCGTCGCGTTGCTGGCCCACATCCGCCGCCGCCGCTCCGAACTGCTGGCCCGCCGCACCGCCGAACTCACCGAACCGGAACGGCGGACCCTGATGGCGGCCCTGCCCGTCCTGGAACGCCTGGTCTCCTTCGAGGACTGACCGGGCTGCCGGTCCGGCCGACCCGGCCGGAACGCCCCGCCGGGGGCGTTCCGGCTCTTCGCTTCCGGCTCTTCGCTTCCGGGCGTCCGACCCTCCCGGACCGGGTCAGGACACCTGGGCGGCGATCCCGTCCAGCACCATCTCCAGGCCCGCCG
The window above is part of the Kitasatospora sp. NA04385 genome. Proteins encoded here:
- a CDS encoding MarR family winged helix-turn-helix transcriptional regulator, which translates into the protein MAQENEGGLDPAEVARLRLVIARLNRHLMRASDRQEFTFAQQSALARIEQHGPVRLGELAALERVTAPSMTRTVASLVESGMVNRVPDPSDGRSVLVELSPEGVALLAHIRRRRSELLARRTAELTEPERRTLMAALPVLERLVSFED